In the genome of Indicator indicator isolate 239-I01 chromosome 8, UM_Iind_1.1, whole genome shotgun sequence, one region contains:
- the SAP30 gene encoding histone deacetylase complex subunit SAP30 isoform X3: protein MNGFAPEEVTQRGADPAAAAPGAGQLCCLREEGERCGRAAGNASFSKRIQKSISQKKVKIELDKSVDLYQLQVNTLRRYKRHFKLQTRPGLNKAQLVEIIGCHFRTIPVNEKDTLTYFIYSVKNDKNKTDLKTDSGVH from the exons ATGAACGGCTTCGCCCCCGAGGAGGTGACCCAGCGCGGGGCGGaccccgccgctgccgc CCCCGGGGCcgggcagctgtgctgcttgcgGGAGGAGGGAGAGCGGTGCGGCCGCGCCGCTGGTAACGCCAGTTTCAGCAAGCGGATCCAGAAGAGCATCTCGCAGAAGAAGGTGAAGATCGAGCTGGACAAGAGC GTTGATTTATATCAGTTACAAGTAAACACACTTCGAAGGTACAAAAGACACTTCAAACTACAGACCAGACCAGGACTTAACAAAGCACAGCTTGTTGAA ATAATTGGCTGCCATTTTAGGACAATTCCAGTGAATGAAAAGGACACCTTAACATATTTCATCTACTCGGTGAAGAATGACAAGAACAAAACAGATCTAAAGACGGATAGTGGGGTTCATTAA
- the HMGB2 gene encoding high mobility group protein B2, with protein sequence MGKGDPNKPRGKMSSYAYFVQTCREEHKKKHPDSSVNFAEFSRKCSERWKTMSSKEKGKFEEMAKGDKARYDREMKNYVPPKGEKKGKKKDPNAPKRPPSAFFLFCSEHRPKIKNDHPGLSIGDTAKKLGEMWSEQSAKDKQPYEQKAAKLKEKYEKDIAAYRAKSKSDAGKKGPGRPAGSKKKAEPEEEEEEEEDEEDEEEEEEEE encoded by the exons ATGGGCAAAGGCGACCCTAACAAGCCGCGGGGCAAGATGTCCTCGTACGCTTACTTCGTGCAGACTTGCCGAGAAGAGCACAAGAAGAAGCACCCGGACTCGTCTGTCAACTTTGCCGAGTTCTCGCGGAAGTGCTCGGAGCGATGGAAG ACGATGTCTagcaaggaaaaagggaagtttGAAGAAATGGCTAAAGGAGACAAAGCTCGTTACGACAGGGAGATGAAAAACTATGTTCCTCCCAAAGgcgagaagaaaggaaagaaaaaggaccCCAATGCTCCTAAAAGGCCACC ATCTgcgtttttccttttctgttctgaacaccgtccaaaaataaaaaatgatcATCCTGGCTTATCTATTGGAgatacagcaaagaaattaggTGAAATGTGGTCTGAACAGTCGGCCAAAGACAAACAGCCATATGAACAGAAGGCTGCAAAGCTAAAGGAGAAATATGAGAAG gatATTGCAGCATATCGTGCCAAGAGCAAGAGTGACGCAGGAAAAAAGGGCCCAGGTAGGCCTGCAGGATCTAAGAAGAAAGCAGaaccagaggaggaggaggaagaggaagaggatgaggaagatgaggaagaagaagaggaggaagaataa
- the SCRG1 gene encoding scrapie-responsive protein 1, giving the protein MKMVSALLLLSTLLGTPAVPSQRPSCYKRSLKDHNCHNIPEGMENLRQIDDSLQDHFWEGKGCEVICYCNLNELLCCPKDIFFGPKISFVFPCKSQ; this is encoded by the exons ATGAAGATGGTCTCAGCATTGCTTCTGTTGAGCACCCTCCTGGGTACACCTGCGGTGCCTTCCCAGCGTCCCTCTTGTTACAAGAGGTCCCTCAAAGACCACAACTGTCACAACATCCCTGAAGGCATGGAGAACCTTCGACAAATTGATGACAGTCTGCAAGATCAtttttgggaagggaagggctgtGAGGTGATCTGCTACTGCAACTTGAATGAATTGCTCTGCTGCCCAAA GGATATTTTCTTTGGACCAAAGATATCTTTCGTGTTCCCCTGCAAAAGTCAGTGA
- the SAP30 gene encoding histone deacetylase complex subunit SAP30 isoform X4 produces MNGFAPEEVTQRGADPAAAAPGAGQLCCLREEGERCGRAAGNASFSKRIQKSISQKKVKIELDKSLQVNTLRRYKRHFKLQTRPGLNKAQLVEIIGCHFRTIPVNEKDTLTYFIYSVKNDKNKTDLKTDSGVH; encoded by the exons ATGAACGGCTTCGCCCCCGAGGAGGTGACCCAGCGCGGGGCGGaccccgccgctgccgc CCCCGGGGCcgggcagctgtgctgcttgcgGGAGGAGGGAGAGCGGTGCGGCCGCGCCGCTGGTAACGCCAGTTTCAGCAAGCGGATCCAGAAGAGCATCTCGCAGAAGAAGGTGAAGATCGAGCTGGACAAGAGC TTACAAGTAAACACACTTCGAAGGTACAAAAGACACTTCAAACTACAGACCAGACCAGGACTTAACAAAGCACAGCTTGTTGAA ATAATTGGCTGCCATTTTAGGACAATTCCAGTGAATGAAAAGGACACCTTAACATATTTCATCTACTCGGTGAAGAATGACAAGAACAAAACAGATCTAAAGACGGATAGTGGGGTTCATTAA
- the SAP30 gene encoding histone deacetylase complex subunit SAP30 isoform X1: protein MNGFAPEEVTQRGADPAAAAAVVGNAGSAVEVPPPPPAPPGVGLTATAAASTGAGSAGGPGAGQLCCLREEGERCGRAAGNASFSKRIQKSISQKKVKIELDKSARHLYICDFHKNLIQSVRNRRKRKGSDDDGDSPVQDIDTPEVDLYQLQVNTLRRYKRHFKLQTRPGLNKAQLVEIIGCHFRTIPVNEKDTLTYFIYSVKNDKNKTDLKTDSGVH, encoded by the exons ATGAACGGCTTCGCCCCCGAGGAGGTGACCCAGCGCGGGGCGGaccccgccgctgccgccgcagTGGTGGGCAATGCAGGCTCCGCCGTGGAggtgccgccgccgccgccagcaCCGCCCGGCGTGGGTCTGACCGCTACTGCTGCGGCCTCGACGGGCGCCGGGAGTGCGGGCGGCCCCGGGGCcgggcagctgtgctgcttgcgGGAGGAGGGAGAGCGGTGCGGCCGCGCCGCTGGTAACGCCAGTTTCAGCAAGCGGATCCAGAAGAGCATCTCGCAGAAGAAGGTGAAGATCGAGCTGGACAAGAGC GCAAGACATCTGTATATTTGTGACTTCCATAAAAACTTAATTCAGAGTGTGAGAAatagaagaaagaggaaaggcagcGATGATGATGGTGACTCACCAGTACAAGATATCGACACTCCAGAG GTTGATTTATATCAGTTACAAGTAAACACACTTCGAAGGTACAAAAGACACTTCAAACTACAGACCAGACCAGGACTTAACAAAGCACAGCTTGTTGAA ATAATTGGCTGCCATTTTAGGACAATTCCAGTGAATGAAAAGGACACCTTAACATATTTCATCTACTCGGTGAAGAATGACAAGAACAAAACAGATCTAAAGACGGATAGTGGGGTTCATTAA
- the SAP30 gene encoding histone deacetylase complex subunit SAP30 isoform X2 codes for MNGFAPEEVTQRGADPAAAAPGAGQLCCLREEGERCGRAAGNASFSKRIQKSISQKKVKIELDKSARHLYICDFHKNLIQSVRNRRKRKGSDDDGDSPVQDIDTPEVDLYQLQVNTLRRYKRHFKLQTRPGLNKAQLVEIIGCHFRTIPVNEKDTLTYFIYSVKNDKNKTDLKTDSGVH; via the exons ATGAACGGCTTCGCCCCCGAGGAGGTGACCCAGCGCGGGGCGGaccccgccgctgccgc CCCCGGGGCcgggcagctgtgctgcttgcgGGAGGAGGGAGAGCGGTGCGGCCGCGCCGCTGGTAACGCCAGTTTCAGCAAGCGGATCCAGAAGAGCATCTCGCAGAAGAAGGTGAAGATCGAGCTGGACAAGAGC GCAAGACATCTGTATATTTGTGACTTCCATAAAAACTTAATTCAGAGTGTGAGAAatagaagaaagaggaaaggcagcGATGATGATGGTGACTCACCAGTACAAGATATCGACACTCCAGAG GTTGATTTATATCAGTTACAAGTAAACACACTTCGAAGGTACAAAAGACACTTCAAACTACAGACCAGACCAGGACTTAACAAAGCACAGCTTGTTGAA ATAATTGGCTGCCATTTTAGGACAATTCCAGTGAATGAAAAGGACACCTTAACATATTTCATCTACTCGGTGAAGAATGACAAGAACAAAACAGATCTAAAGACGGATAGTGGGGTTCATTAA